The sequence AAGCTGTCCTCGAGAGTCGAGCGCTCGACACCGATCTCGGTGAGTGCGACGCCCGCGGCCATCGAGCCCCGGGTGAGGGCGGCGGCGGCCTCCGAGCCGGCGTTCACGATGACGTGCCCGTCGACCACCTCGGCGTCGTACCCGAGGCGGCGCGCCACCGCGGCGACGACCTCGGCGTCGGACGAGCTCTCGCCGGCGACCCGCAGCCGG comes from Candidatus Dormiibacterota bacterium and encodes:
- a CDS encoding ABC transporter, which codes for RLRVAGESSSDAEVVAAVARRLGYDAEVVDGHVIVNAGSEAAAALTRGSMAAGVALTEIGVERSTLEDSFLALTGDN